The Nitrosomonas sp. genomic sequence AGATATCGCTGAAGGATCGAAATCCTATGTTGCAACAATAGAAGAAGCTGTTGATGAATCCCTTGAAGCCGTGCAGGAAGCCGTTCACGATGGGCATGAAATCGTTAAGGCTACTCCAGATCTGATTCGTAAGATTCAGAACGCTTTGAATGATGCAGGATTTGATGCTGGTACTGCTGACGGTAAATTGGGTCCACGCACCCTTACTGCGCTAAAAACCTACCAACAACAGAACGGACTGGAAGCTGGAAAATTCACCAAAGAGACATTGCGGGCATTGGATGTTTCATTTTAGTTCTTGAGAGTTACTTGGAGTGGGCGTCTTGTCGGGCACATTTTAGATTCTCAATCTATTGATAAAGAGTATTTGTGGCGTTTCTTGTACAAAAATACGGTGGTACATCGGTAGGTAGCACTGAGCGCATCAAGCAGGTTGCTCAACGTGTTGCTGATTTTCAGGCAAAGGGTCATGCCCTTGTCGTAGTGGTTTCTGCTATGAGCGGTGAAACTAACCGTCTCATCTCGCTGGCCAGGGAGATTCAATCTGAGCCTGACGCACGTGAATTAGACGTTATTCTGTCAACAGGTGAGCAGGTGTCGATTGCCTTGCTGGCGATGGCACTCCACGCGCTTGGTGTGAAGGCTAAAAGTTATACTGGCTCGCAGGCCAGTATAACAACTGACAGCGCGTATAACAAAGCACGTATTCTGAAGATCGATGAAAAATTTATACGTGCGGATCTCGCCGCAGGCTATGTTGTCATCGTAGCGGGATTTCAGGGCAGAGATGATGCCGGCAACATCACTACGCTGGGGCGGGGGGGATCCGATACCACGGCCGTGGCGCTTGCGGCAGCACTTAAGGCGGATGAGTGTCAAATATATACAGATGTCGATGGTATTTATACTACGGATCCGCGTGTGGTGGCGGAAGCGCGGCGATTAAAAACGATCACTTTTGAAGAAATGCTTGAAATGGCAAGCCTGGGATCAAAGGTGTTGCAAATCCGTTCGGTGGAATTTGCCGGAAAATACCGGGTTAAGCTAAGGGTTCTTTCCAGTTTTGAGGAGCAGGGCGAAGGAACATTGATTACCTTTGAGGAAAACAAGCAAATGGAGCAGCCCATTATTTCTGGTATCGCATTTAATCGGGACGAATCAAAAATTACGATTGTGGGTGTGCCGGATCATCCTGGCATTGCCTATCAAATATTGGGTCCGGTTGCCGATGCCAATGTTGACGTAGATATGATTATTCAGAATGTCGGGCACGATGGTACGACCGATTTTTCATTCACGGTTAACCGCAATGAATACGCTAAAACTATGGGTATCCTCAAAGACCAGATTTTGCCGCATATTGGAGCGCGTGATGTGATTGGCGGCAATCAAATTGCAAAAGTTTCCGTGATAGGCGTGGGTATGCGGTCACATGCAGGTGTTGCAAGTAACATGTTTCGTGTGCTGGCAGAAGAGGGGATTAATATCCAGATGATCGCTACTTCAGAAATCAAGATTTCGGTGATTGTGGATGAAAAATATATGGAACTGGCAGTGCGGATATTGCACAAGGCTTTCGATTTGGATCAGGAGCGGTAATCTGTTTGTGCCAAACTATGCTAATATGGCAACCCGCATGTCAGCGTAACGCTAAAAATATTGAAATCGGAGAGATGGCCGAGTGGTCGAAGGCGCTCCCCTGCTAAGGGAGTATAGGCTCAAAAGCTTATCGAGGGTTCGAATCCCTCTCTCTCCGCCAACTATGCACCAGCAGTTGCCCACAGTTGCCAAATATACCCTTATAGATAAACAGTTTCGATAGATTTAAGGCAACACTGGGCAACAACGGGAAATGTGGGTAACAAGATTAAAATGCGGGTAATATTGAGGGTAGGTTCAAGTACCTCTGAAAACTTGCCCTCATATGAAGCTCACAGATACAACAATCAAGGCAGCAAAGCCCAAAGAGAAAGCCTACAAGTTATCCGATGGTGGCGGGCTTCTATTACTGGTTCAGCCAAACAGCTCCAAATGGTGGCGGTATCGTTACCGGTTCAACGGTAAGGAAAAGTCTATCTCTCTTGGCGTGTATCCGGGGGTTACCCTCAAAAAAGCACGGGATCTGCGGGTAACTGCCAGCGATTTACTCAAGCAGGGTATTGATCCCTCAAGGCATCGCCAGGAACAAAAGCAAATTGCGGCAATAGCGGCAGGGAACAGCTTTGAAACAGTTGCCCGTCTTTGGTGGAATCACTGGAAGCACAACAAGACCGAACGACACGCAAACTACACAATACGGCGATTGGAAGCGGACATCTTCCCTGCCCTTGGTCGCGAGCCAGTCAATGAAATATCTATCCATACCCTGCTATCTGCGGTCAAGAAGATTGAGACACGCGGCGCGGTGGATATCGCCAAACGCGCATTAACC encodes the following:
- a CDS encoding aspartate kinase; amino-acid sequence: MAFLVQKYGGTSVGSTERIKQVAQRVADFQAKGHALVVVVSAMSGETNRLISLAREIQSEPDARELDVILSTGEQVSIALLAMALHALGVKAKSYTGSQASITTDSAYNKARILKIDEKFIRADLAAGYVVIVAGFQGRDDAGNITTLGRGGSDTTAVALAAALKADECQIYTDVDGIYTTDPRVVAEARRLKTITFEEMLEMASLGSKVLQIRSVEFAGKYRVKLRVLSSFEEQGEGTLITFEENKQMEQPIISGIAFNRDESKITIVGVPDHPGIAYQILGPVADANVDVDMIIQNVGHDGTTDFSFTVNRNEYAKTMGILKDQILPHIGARDVIGGNQIAKVSVIGVGMRSHAGVASNMFRVLAEEGINIQMIATSEIKISVIVDEKYMELAVRILHKAFDLDQER